Within Thermococcus sp. Bubb.Bath, the genomic segment GACAGGCTACTTTGGGAACATGGCGGATGCAACGATAGGCTCCCTCGTGGACCTCCGCAAGAAGATAGAGGAGAGGAACCAGGGCTGGTTCACGTGGAACGGCTACGTACTCCACGAGACGGCAAAGCCCGGCATCTACGAGGACTACGAGACGGGCAGGAAGTTCAAGCGCGTTTCAGGGGGATGGTTCAGCAACCCAACCTTCATAGAGGTGAAGGAGAATGGGTAAGTTCACCACATTGCTTCTCATACTCATCCTGCTCGGTGCGCTTTACGTTTACCACACGAACCCGCACATAATCGACGACCTTACGAGGGGGCCCGATAACTTTGGGAACAGCGGAAACAACTACGGGAACACCCACTCCAGTTCCCCGGGCCCGGGAACCGGCGGTGGCGGGACCAGTACCTCCGGAGGCTTTAAGGGCTCCGGGTGGGTCAGCAACGGAAGCTCCGGTTCTCCCGAGGTTTACATTGGGGAGGGCTTCGCGGTCGTTCCTACTAATCTAAGCTACATCCTGCTCAAGGACAGGAACAAGGACGGGAAGATAGATGCCATCTACCTTGACACCACCGGCGACGGAAACTACGACACCGCCTACCTCGACGAGGACTACAACGGGAAAACGGACACGTGGAGAACGACCTTCAACGGGGTGAAGAGCTACGCATGGGACATAACGGGAGACGGTATCCCGGACGTGTACGACTCCAACGGGGATGGGAGGATAGATGCCTGGGATCTCAACTCCGACGGCGTCATAGACGAGCGCGACGTTGACTATGATGGTACCCCTGATCTGCACGACTACGACTTCGATGGCGTTTTTGATGAGTTTGAGGGCAACGTAACTTCCCACCAGCAAGGCAACGGGAGCGAGACCTCCGGAACCTTCACCTGCCCCTCCAGTGCTGACGAAGCTTACCGCCTATACATGAACGCATACGACAACCTCGTCCAGCTGATTAACGCCAATGCAAGCCAGGAGGAGCTGGATGAGGCCTACGATGAATACTACTCGGCCAGGGAGTGCTATGAGTCTTTTTCCACCAACACAACAACCGCCACTTCCAGTGGAGGGTTTGGAGAGATCAAGACCGTCACCCTCGACACCGAAGGAGCAATGGCGATAAAGTTCTCCACGGGCGAGCTGAAGGGCTCCGACCAAACCCTGACATGGGAGGACGTTGATATCATGGCAGAACCCTGGTGCGTCGATTACCCGGCCCTGCTCGGCCACTGGATAGACCTCGGCGAGGGGAGCCTCGATGAATTAGACCCAAGCGAGATACCGACCTCTGGCTACCCAACAAACGAGGTGAGCGGGGAGATAAAAGCGGGCTACGTTTACGTTAACAGGAACTCCGATGGAAGCCTAACAGCCTTCGAGCTCGTCTCCCACGAGAAGACCGGTGACTGCTCCCATCAGATAACGATAAGGTATGCAAACCTCGGAGGGGGCTGAAACGGAACCGCTCACTGGACTCCACGTCTACGGCCCCCTCCTCGGCCTTTTCCTGCTCTTGTTGGCGGGTTTGGTTGTGTTTCTCCTCGTGAAATTCACTGTTAGAATAATCAGGAGGTTTGCGTGATGAAGGGAAGGTGGATAACCGCCGTTCTGGCGGCGTTTTTGGTGATTTCAACGGGCTTTGCCACCGCTTCTAACGAGTCCTGGACAATCTACGATGCCCATATAACAAAGGATGAGGCAGAGAGCCTCGGTCTGAAGCTTATCGGCGGCGGAGGGGGCGGCAACGGCAACTGGGAGAACACCTACCAGTGGTTTAGGTGCCCCGGCTACGATGACGAGCACCCGCAGGAGATAACCCTCATGCTGACCCACTACGATAACGACGAGGCGGTAAAGCTGTTTGAGGGCGTCAAGAAAGCCTACCTAAACCTCACAGACCACGACACCGAGATGACCAGCATATGGGATGGCTCGGTTTACGGCGTCGAGCACCACTACTACAAGCTGGTCAGCGGAGACGGCTACGTGGGCTACAAGGAGGTCATGGTCAGGGACTTCTACGACGGCCGCGAGACCGAGACGTACCTCAAGTACCGCTATGCGGCCCTCGTCAATTACCATTACTACGTCTCACTCGAGGCCGAGGTTCAGAAGGGCTACGCGGATTGCAACCTCGATTCGGCACTTCTGGCCCTGGTAAACACAATGCTGAGCAAGATACCCAACAACACAGTTCGCTTCCCCTCGACCCTTCCGGCGGGAACCCCGACGGGAGGAACGGGGGGCTCCACTGGAAGTTCTGGCGGGTCATTGAGCCCTCAAGCTAGGGAGAGAATGGAAACGACCAACGAAAAGCTCAGGAACCGGGGCCTCTCGTGGGGAGGGGTAATAACCGTTAAAACTCCCGGCGGGACCCTCATCAAGTTCAAAAACGAGGGGTACGGCTACACCGGGAAGAGCTCGGCCCTGAGCTGGAAGTTCAAGTACTACGGGAACAAGGCCCTGGATTCCTTCATAGACAAGGCCTCAAGCTATCTCCCCAAGCCCATCGGAATCTTCAAGGACTGGTTCAAGGCTGATAAGGACGTTAACGTCTTCTCGGACGATGAAGCGGTGAGGAAGACCGCTCAGGACCTTCACGTTGACGGTAAGAGCGCCTTCCTCTACAACAGGATGTCCGGGATAGAAAAGCGGGAGCTGGAGGTTTCCAAAGTCTCCAACGCCGTGGACGTTCCGCCCCTCGCCAAGCCCATCGAAGTCGTCTTCAAGTCCATGGGGGTCGCGATAAAGAAGACCCAGGCGGAGAACTACGAGTGGGAGTACAGGAAAACGGCCGAGATAGCGCTCCGCTACAAGAAGGCCGGCCTGAAGTACCGCGACATAATCAGGGAAACGGTGAACGAGATGGAGGACACAACGCAGGGAATGAACAGAGTCAATATGCTCAACCGCTACTCCGGGGGCGACTACCGCGACCAGGAGGCGAGGGTGAGGCTCTACATCAACGAGCTCTTCCAGGAGGGTAAGATATGAAGGGAAAGGCGATTTTGCTGGTTCTTCTGCTCATCGGGGCTTACCTCTACCTCAGCGGCTACCACGTTCCGGATAACCTGAACCCGAACGACCTCGTCAACAAGACAAAGGGAGCAATAAACCACGGAACGGAAACCTCGACCGCTCCCGCCACCTCAACCACGTCTCCCATCTCCGGGGGCTCCTCCTACTCGCCGGAGGACAACGCCACGGTGATCGTTAAGGACAACGAGACCATTGTTCGGTTCGAGGTTCCGATGGTGGATGAGAACGTCCCTGCCCTCGCCTACGATCTAGCCAAGAAGACCTACGCTGAGAACGGCTCAAAACACATCAAGGTGGAGGCGTACTTCGGGGAGGAACCCCTGCTGGCCGTAGTTGTGGAGAACGGTGACTTTGAGAACGCGAGCTTCATGGACATAAGAAGACCCGAGTTCAGGATAGAGACAGACCTCGGCCTCTTCGACGTCCTCGTTGAGAACGTTACGGTAACCAACGAGAGCGCTTCCGTTTCCCTGGAATACCTGGCCGGGGAGGACTCGTTCTGGCGGGACTACGCGAGGATGAGTCTGGCCGTTCTTCAAGATGCTCCCTGGGTTCAGAGGGTTGAGATAGTCTACCTCGGCGAGAGGAACGTGAGCGTCTCGATAGCGAGCGACGACCTTCTGAGGGCAGTTGCGGGAAATATGACGCCGGAGGAGTTCGCGAACGCTGTAAGCGTTGTAGAACTCGGGAGTTAGCGCGATGAAATCAACAAACTCGGCGGATGGTGTTTGAGATGGAAAACGTCCTTTACGTGATACCCAACCTGAACTACCATAAGGGCTTCCTCAAGAGCGCCCTTGTGAACCTGGTCCTGACCAACCAGAGGATAATCGTCGCCCACGTGAAGAAGGAGCTGATTCAGGAGGCAAGGGAAGAGGCAAAGGCGAGGGGTGACGGCTTCTTCAAGAGGCTCGCATCTGGCTGGACGATGCACGAGCGCTATTATGACATGTCCCCGGAGGATGTTCTCAAAGAGGCTCCTGAGAACTTTTCGATTCCTCTCCGTGAGATAAATGAAGTCAAGCTCAAGAGCGGCAACGTGGACGAGGGCAAAAAGGATGAGATGGAGATAAAGTGGAAGGAGAAGAGCAAGTTCTCCGGCGACATGAACCAGCGGGAGATAAAGAAGAGGCTCTCCGACCTCGGCGTTAAGGTCAAGGGAGGGGGCCTATTCGGGTTTTAGAGGTAAAGGAGGTGAGAAAGATGGGACTTCTTAAGAAGCTCTTCGTTGGTTTCCTCGTGCTCTTAATCCTCGGCGTTGCGGGGATCTTCGGCATGCAGTACTACTACAACACCTTCTACGAGAAGGTTCCTGTTGAGGTCAAAACCCAGACAGTGAGCGGGGACGTCTTCTACCTCTCGCACGTTCTTCCGGCGGGAAAGTACTACATAAACGCGAGCAGCACCGGAACCGTGGAGAAGATAACCATCCTCGACGAGAACGGAAACATTCTGACCGAGTCCGAGGCTGGCAGCATGATATACGGCTCAAGCAAGGCTTTCCAGGTTAGGGTTGACTACAAGAGCCCTGCTAACGTTGATTCCTACACCGTGAAAGTTGGGATATACAAGCTCGTGAAGAAGTGAGGTGGGAAGATGAGGAAGCTCTACGTGCTTTCGGCCCTGCTGCTCGTGGCTGTTGTGCTCGCGAGCGGCTGTGGAAGCCCTAAGACGAACGTCAAGACCGAGAAGACGCTCACGATAAACGACGTCACCGTCCACTACTCCGGTGACGTTTCGATGAGCCAGGCTAAAGCCGTTATCAACTTCATCTACAACTTCTTCGACGTAACGGGAAAGACCGACGTCTACGTAGAAGGAAGAGGCGGCAGTTATACCGTGAAAATGGTCACCCCGTACAAGAGCACCGGTGATATAAGAGGGCAGACGAGGTTTGCAATAACGCTCGCCGCCTCTCGCCTTTCCCAGGACGTCTTCAACGGCAAGCCCGTTACGCTCCAGTACCTATCATCGGACAAGAACGTCCTCCTCTCTGCCGAGAGCAAGTACCGCTACCTTGAGAACAGTAAGATATACGTGTGGTACTCCGGCGTGAGCCAGGAGGAGGCCCAAAAGGTTCTGGACTACCTCGTGAGCTTCGCGGGGCAGGGCCCCTGGGACATAATCCTTGAGAAGAGCGGTTCCACATACTATGTTAAGGCAATGAGCTCCTTCACGACGGCTGACGAGGCGAACTCCGCGAAGGACACGTACATGGAGCTTGTCTCGGGCCTTGAGGAGAGGCTGAACGGGAACGTGGTTCTCCACGTGCTTGACCCGGACGGCAACGAGCTGACGACCTTTGGCCCGTGAGCTCTGACCCTTTCATTTCTTTCGTTTTCTTCGTTTTTTCCTGAAAAGTTTGACCTTTCCTTTCATGATTCCGGCGGAAAGGTTATATTGCCCACTTCATACTCACAACCATAACTCTCACAGGTGGTCATCATGGGGAAGTACTTCGGGACGAGCGGAATCAGGGAGGTCTTCAACGAGAAGCTGACGCCGGAGCTGGCGCTCAGGGTTGGAAAGGCTGTTGGGACTTACCTCAACGGTGGAACCGTCGTCATAGGCAAGGACACGAGGACGAGCGGCGACGTCATCAAATCCGCAGTTATAAGCGGTCTTCTCTCAACGGGGGTTGATGTCATTGACATTGGCTTGGCCCCTACTCCACTCACCGGCTTTGCCATAAAGCTCTACGGAGTGGACGCGGGAATTACAATCACCGCCTCCCACAACCCACCACAGTACAATGGCATAAAGGTGTGGCAGGCCAACGGCATGGCCTACACCCCTGAGATGGAGCGTGAACTTGAGTCCATAATGGACTCGGGAAACTTCAAAAAAGCTCCCTGGAACGAGATTGGAACGCTCAGGGCTGAAGACCCGCGCGGGGATTATATAAAAGAGGCTTTAAAATTCGTCGAGCTCAAAAACTCCTACACCGTCGTTCTCGATGCCGGAAACGGCGCCGGCTCGATAGTTTCCCCCTACCTTCAGCGGGAGCTTGGGAACAAAGTCATATCGCTCAACTCCCACCCGAGCGGCTTCTTCGTCAGGGAGCTTGAGCCGAACGCGAAGAGCCTTTCCACCTTAGCGAAGACCGTCAAAGTGATGAAAGCGGACGTCGGGATAGCCCACGACGGCGACGCTGACAGAATTGGTGTCGTTGACGACGAAGGAAAATTCGTTGAATACGAGGTCATGCTCTCGCTCATAGCGGGCTACATGCTCAGGAAGTTCGGGAAGGGAAGGGTAATTACTACGGTCGATGCCGGCTTTGCCCTCGACGACTACGTTAGGTCCCTTGGCGGGGAAGTGGTAAGGACGCGCGTTGGAGATGTGGCCGTTGCTGAGGAACTCGCCAGATACGGCGGTGTTTTCGGAGGCGAACCGAGCGGAACCTGGATAATCCCCCAGTGGAACCTAACCCCTGACGGAATCTTTGCCGGGGCTTTGGTTCTGGAGATGATTGACAAACTCGGCCCGCTCAGCGAGCTGGCAAAGGAAGTCCCGCGCTACGTAACCCTCCGCGCCAAAATACCCTGTCCGAACGAGAAGAAGGCCAGAGCCATGGAGATAATAGCGCACGAGGCCCTAAAGACCTTCGACTACGATAAGCTTATTGGCATCGATGGAGTCAGGATAGAGAACTCCGACTGGTGGATACTCTTCAGACCGAGCGGGACGGAGCCTATAATGCGCATAACTTTGGAGGCCCACACGGAGGAGAAGGCGAAGGAGCTGATGGAAAAGGCTGAAAAACTCGTAAAGAAAGCCATCTCGGAGGCCTGAATATGAAAATTCCCCTCTACATCATCTACGCCCTCCTCGCGGCGTTCTTCGCCGCTCTCGTTCCCATCTTTGGAAAGCTCGGCCTGAGGGACGTTGATTCAACGGTGGCTACCGTAATCCGGGCCTTTATAATGTTCATTTTCCTCCTGCTCGTCGCCCTTGCCATGGGTAAAACTGACACGACGGGCTTCGACCACCGCGCCCTGCTCTTGGTGGCCCTCTCAGGTCTAGCTGGAGCGCTCTCGTGGCTATTCTACTTTATGGCCATAAAGAATGGAAGGACAACTGCGGTGATAGCGATAGACAAGATGAGCGTTGCCCTTGCGATAGTCCTTGCGTGGATTATCCTCGGGGACAAGATGGACTTCAAGACTGCAGTGGGGGCGGTGCTTATAGTTTTGGGGGCGCTGCTGGTCTCCCTATGAGGAGTGTTTTGGATTCAAGCTAATTCACAAGCCTCATGAGGAGCTTCCACTCCCTTTCGCTCCACGTGTTCTCTTCCGTCACCACTATAATGCTCCCCTCGTTGATGTACGCAACGTCCCTTATCGTACTGAGGAACTTGGCTATGGCTTCGAACCCGTTGTACATGTTCAGGTACTCGATGCCGTCGATCAGAACCACGCCCCCCTCCCAGCCGTCTGGAGGTAGCGGACTATGGTCTCGGTTATGCGTGGGATGTTCGTTGGGGACACCATGTGTTCCCTCTCTATCTGGCTTATCATGTAGGCCGTCCATTTGTCGGATATCCCGTTGGAGTTTCTAATGAACGCCAGGAGAGGGCGATCCTGGAGCCTGGGAAGGAGGCTCAGGTATTCCTTTGGGGACAGCACGGTGATTCCCGGTGGTACTCCCTCAAGCGGCTTCAGAGGCTCCGCTGGGGGTTTTATGAAATTCTCGTGGCCGGAGAACCGCACGAAGAAGTACGCAATGAGAAGGGTCAGCGCGGCGCTCAGGGAAAAGCCTATCGGCGCGAACCATTCAACTGGCCGGAGCAGGGGGTAGTCCATCTCATGTGCCCCGTATACAATCAGCAGAATTCCGAGATACTCCGGGTAGTTCCCATAGAGGTTTCCCAAACCAACAAGCAGGATACCTGAAAGGAGGATGAAGAGACCAGAAACTGCGTATGCGACACCAATCGTGGCGAGCCAATTGGGATAGCTTAAACGCTCCGCGGCGAGCATGTAGACGGTGAGGATGAGGGGGGTCGTGGAGACGTACCACCCCTTGCTGACCGCGAGGGAGAGCCCCTCCTCGTCGAGGAGTTTGAGGCTTGCGTAGAAGAGGAGAGAGGCGGCTAGGGCTTCCATAACCGCGGTGAAGGGTTCGTTGCCGATGAAGTCTCCGAAAACCTGCAGAGATGCCATGAAGAGCGCGAGGGAGAAGATGAGGGCCGACTTTCTAAGCGATCGCCTGTAAGAATACCACAGGTAGACCGCGGCAAAGAGCTTTGCGCCGAGGCTTAGGGCCTGCCCGGTGTGGAGTAGTAGTTGTGTTCACTGGACTCCCATCTGTAGTTATGGGAAACACGAACTAATAAGCTTTGTGCAGTTATGACAATTGGAGGTCATGAGCTCCAAGGATGTTTGCCAGCCTGTTGAGGCTTTCCTTGACCCCCTCCTTGTCGAACTCTATGTAAACCGCCTCCGGAAACCTAGCCATCAGTATTTCGAAGAGTATTCCCGGCAGGAGCTTCAGCTTGAAGTTCTGCTCCCTCCCGAGCTCCTTCGAGCGCTCTATCCTCTCTTCCTTGCTCAGGTAGAAGAACTCCTGCATGGCGCTGTATGGATACTCATCAGGGTTGCTGGAGCTTGTGTGGAAGACTCCGCAGGTAGGAGAGCCCTTAACGCCGACGAAAACTACCTTCTCTGGCTTTTCCTCCGTCAGGACCCTGCCGATGAAATCCGCTATGATCTTCGCCCTCTCCCGCATCCCCAGCCTTTCATAAACTTCTCGGCTCGCGGGTGCCCTTGGCCAGCCTATCAGCTCGTACTCCGGGCAGGGATATGCCAGGACCTGCCACTCATCGCCGAGCTTCCCTATGAGTTTCCTGAGCGCTTTCGCCGTCTCGTACTCCTTCTCCTTCGGTCCGTGGTATACGTAGAAGGGGCTCAGAAGGCAGGGGGCTATGATGAGGAGCTTCATGCTTTCACCCGATTGGAGTTGGCCCTTCCCCTTAAAGCCCTGGCGTTTCGAAATACTTTTAAGTTACTGTCTGTTGAATTCTCATGGTGGTGGTAATGAGAAAAATGCTTGGAGTGCTTGTTGCTTCTCTCTCCCTCGCCCTCTGGGTCAGGAGGGGATGAGGTCTTCTATTATTCCCTCAACTTTTTCCCTCAGTTCGTCGAGCGTGCCCTCATTGACTATAAGATAGTCGGCGATCTTCCTTAGCTCCGTCGTGTGGTAGAGCCTCTCTTCCTCTTCGTCCATCCTGAGAAAGTCCCTAAAGTTCCGGATTACCTTGTCCTTGCTCGCTTTTCTCTCAACGAGCCTCCTGAACCTCGTCTCCGGGTCCGCTTCAACGTAGATAACCTCCCCACCGAGGCCCTTAATGGCCTCGACCTCCTCCCGCGAGCGGACGCCGTCAATGACTATGTTCTCGCAGTACCTCTTCTTGTCCACCGCCAGGCGAATGAGGACGTCTCCACCGTACTTATCCTTCAGGTACTTTCCAAACTCTATCAACCTATCCCTCGTTGGCTCACTTTTCTCGGGCAGCTCTGGAATCCAGGAGTAGTCGGAGACGTTGTGGGTGAGCAGGTCTATCAGTGGGTCGCTGCAGGAGACCCTGCAGAAGCCCCTCTCCTCGAAGAACTTTGCCACCGTCGTCTTTCCGGCTGCTATCTTCCCAACGACGCCTATTATCATCTCCTCCGCCTCCAGGCGCGCCATATCAGGTTTGCCCCGTCCGTTGACTCCATAAGGCCCTCGTACGTCAGATCAACAACGAACTCGACGAGGGCGTTTTTATCGATGACCGTTGGCCAGTCGAAGCCGAAGAGGTACTTCAGCTCGAAGAACCCGATGTGGAGAAAGCGGAATAGGTTCAGGAGGGCGGTATTTCCCTTCCATCTTAGGCCAAACGGAAAATCGGCGAGGATCAGCTCAGCTCTTTCCTCCTCGGCAATTCTAATAAGCTTCTCCTCATCTGGGAAGAACAGCTCCTTTGGCTCTCCTTCGACCGGCTCGTAGTTGAGCTTGGGGAAGGCGTACCTCAGCCCCACAGCCTTGTAGGGAAGCTTAAGCCTCTCGGCAAAGCCCACTAAAGCCCTCGCGTTGAAGCTCAGGAATATAAGCGTTTTTAGGTCCCCCTTTACATCGGGCCACTCCCTTGGAGGAAATCTTTTCTCGGCCTCGATAATGGGGAGGAGGAATTCGAGCTTCGTCCCCTTAACGGCCTCTTTGGCCTCCTCCAGCTTTCTCCTCTTTATCTCGAGGTCGAGGTTTGAATAGACCGTCACCTGCCTGATCCCGAGTTGCCCTCTCAGCTTTCCGATGACGAAGCTGTTCCCAATGAGCACGCTCTTGTCCGTCCTGTCGTGGGCTATTATGAAGAGCTTGTTGTTCCCCTCGTCGTAGCGGATCTCGTCTATCCTGAATGGACTGTCCGGAAAGCCGTTGTCCCTTCGTATCTCCCTCACGAGGTTCTCGATGAGTTCCGAGGTTATTTCCGCCATCGGAGAAAAGTTGAAAGGAAGGTTAAAAGTCTTCCTCAGAGGTTGCCTGCTATCTCTTCCCCTTCAATTGTCCTCTCGCAGTAGTGGCAGCGGAGCTTGAGAGGCTCCCTGCTCTCCACGTGGAACCTCGACCTCACGTACTCGTGGTTGCTGACGCAGTTGGGGTTGGGACATTTGAGAATCCCCGTTATCTCGTCAGGTATCTCGACGTTGAACTTCTCGATTATCTTGTAGTCCTTCACGATGTTCACCGTCGCCATCGGTGCTATGAGGGCTATCTTGTTTACCTCCTCCTCGCTTAGATACCTGCCTTCTATTTTGACGATGTCCTTCCTTCCGAGCTTCTTACTGGGAACGTTCGATGCTATCAACAGGGTTCCGCCGTTTGGTCTTGTCAGACCGAGAATCTCAATGACCTTGAGCCACTTGCCCGCGGGGATGTGGTCTATGACCGTTCCCTCTGGGATTACCTCAATTTTGAGGCTCTCGGACATTTTTCACACCTCCAGATAATCAACCCTTTCTTGCGAAAGCGCTGGCGGAAGTTTTGGGGCCTCATTGAAGTCCTTAACTCTTATTGCATCCCATAAAATCTCCTGGGTGGGATGCCCCCTTGAGTCTGCGTGCATTCATAACACCCCCAACGTCAGCCCTAGAAGGGCCATCCTCACGGGAACTCCGGAGAACACTTGGCGGAAGTAGAGTGCGTGCTCGCTCTTGTCCACCTCGGGGTGGATCTCGTCTACCCTCGGGAGCGGGTGCATTACCTTGAGCGTTTCCCTGGCGTTCTTCAGCAGGGAGCAGTTCACCTGGTAGCTTCCCTTCACCTTCAGGTACTCCTCCTCGTCCGGGAAGCGCTCCCGCTGTATCCTCGTGACGTAGAGGACGTCCAGCTCAGGAATTGCGCCCTCAAGGTCAGTCGTCTCGTGGATCTTAACGCCCTTCTCGCGGAGCTCCTCAACGATGTGCTTGGGCATCCTAAGGAGTTCGGGCGAAATCAGGTAGAGTTCGACATCGTAGAAGGCTAGAGCTTCAGCGAGACTGTGGACCGTCCTCCCGTACTTCAGGTCTCCGAGGAGGCCTATCGTAAGGCCGTCGATCTTTCCAAAGGCCCTCTTGATGGTGTAGAGATCGAGAAGCGTCTGGGTAGGGTGCTGATTGCTTCCATCTCCGGCGTTGATGACCGGGATTTCGGCCACCTCTGCGGCGAGTCTTGCTGCGCCCTCCATTGAATGCCTTATCACGATGACGTCACTGTACTGCTCCACCGTCTTTATCGTGTCGGCTAAGCTTTCCCCCTTCTTGACGCTTGTGCTCGAGGCCGAGGAGAACCCTATCACCGAGCCTCCGAGGCGGTGCATGGCTGATTCGAAGCTCAGCCTCGTCCTCGTCGAAGGCTCGAAGAAGAGCGTCGCGAGAATCTTCCCGCGGGCATAGTCGAGGGAATCCTTCCCCTTCAGCTCCTCCTCAAGCCTCTCTGCGGTCTTCAAAACAAACTCGATGTCTTCCTTCGAGAAGTCCCTAACACTTATCACGTCTCGACCTTTCCAGTCCATAAGTGCCCTTCTGATGTAAAAATCGGTGGGTTTTTAAAGCTTTTTTAACTTAAAAATGTTGAAGACAAACGTTTAAACTTTTAAACTCGGGAGATAAAATCCAACAACTGAGTTTTGAAGGTGAAATGTCATGAAAACGCCGGCCCTGTATATTGCAGAGGAGCTTATGCCTTTCCTGAGGGCCAAACTGGCGGAGTTCCTCTATTCTGGCGGGATGACCCAAGCAGAGATTGGGGAATACCTAGGTTTGACTCA encodes:
- a CDS encoding AAA family ATPase → MIIGVVGKIAAGKTTVAKFFEERGFCRVSCSDPLIDLLTHNVSDYSWIPELPEKSEPTRDRLIEFGKYLKDKYGGDVLIRLAVDKKRYCENIVIDGVRSREEVEAIKGLGGEVIYVEADPETRFRRLVERKASKDKVIRNFRDFLRMDEEEERLYHTTELRKIADYLIVNEGTLDELREKVEGIIEDLIPS
- the glmM gene encoding phosphoglucosamine mutase, giving the protein MGKYFGTSGIREVFNEKLTPELALRVGKAVGTYLNGGTVVIGKDTRTSGDVIKSAVISGLLSTGVDVIDIGLAPTPLTGFAIKLYGVDAGITITASHNPPQYNGIKVWQANGMAYTPEMERELESIMDSGNFKKAPWNEIGTLRAEDPRGDYIKEALKFVELKNSYTVVLDAGNGAGSIVSPYLQRELGNKVISLNSHPSGFFVRELEPNAKSLSTLAKTVKVMKADVGIAHDGDADRIGVVDDEGKFVEYEVMLSLIAGYMLRKFGKGRVITTVDAGFALDDYVRSLGGEVVRTRVGDVAVAEELARYGGVFGGEPSGTWIIPQWNLTPDGIFAGALVLEMIDKLGPLSELAKEVPRYVTLRAKIPCPNEKKARAMEIIAHEALKTFDYDKLIGIDGVRIENSDWWILFRPSGTEPIMRITLEAHTEEKAKELMEKAEKLVKKAISEA
- a CDS encoding EamA family transporter, coding for MKIPLYIIYALLAAFFAALVPIFGKLGLRDVDSTVATVIRAFIMFIFLLLVALAMGKTDTTGFDHRALLLVALSGLAGALSWLFYFMAIKNGRTTAVIAIDKMSVALAIVLAWIILGDKMDFKTAVGAVLIVLGALLVSL
- a CDS encoding DUF835 domain-containing protein; the protein is MVLIDGIEYLNMYNGFEAIAKFLSTIRDVAYINEGSIIVVTEENTWSEREWKLLMRLVN
- a CDS encoding DUF835 domain-containing protein; translated protein: MEALAASLLFYASLKLLDEEGLSLAVSKGWYVSTTPLILTVYMLAAERLSYPNWLATIGVAYAVSGLFILLSGILLVGLGNLYGNYPEYLGILLIVYGAHEMDYPLLRPVEWFAPIGFSLSAALTLLIAYFFVRFSGHENFIKPPAEPLKPLEGVPPGITVLSPKEYLSLLPRLQDRPLLAFIRNSNGISDKWTAYMISQIEREHMVSPTNIPRITETIVRYLQTAGRGAWF
- the pyrI gene encoding aspartate carbamoyltransferase regulatory subunit, with the translated sequence MSESLKIEVIPEGTVIDHIPAGKWLKVIEILGLTRPNGGTLLIASNVPSKKLGRKDIVKIEGRYLSEEEVNKIALIAPMATVNIVKDYKIIEKFNVEIPDEITGILKCPNPNCVSNHEYVRSRFHVESREPLKLRCHYCERTIEGEEIAGNL
- a CDS encoding calcium-binding protein, with amino-acid sequence MGKFTTLLLILILLGALYVYHTNPHIIDDLTRGPDNFGNSGNNYGNTHSSSPGPGTGGGGTSTSGGFKGSGWVSNGSSGSPEVYIGEGFAVVPTNLSYILLKDRNKDGKIDAIYLDTTGDGNYDTAYLDEDYNGKTDTWRTTFNGVKSYAWDITGDGIPDVYDSNGDGRIDAWDLNSDGVIDERDVDYDGTPDLHDYDFDGVFDEFEGNVTSHQQGNGSETSGTFTCPSSADEAYRLYMNAYDNLVQLINANASQEELDEAYDEYYSARECYESFSTNTTTATSSGGFGEIKTVTLDTEGAMAIKFSTGELKGSDQTLTWEDVDIMAEPWCVDYPALLGHWIDLGEGSLDELDPSEIPTSGYPTNEVSGEIKAGYVYVNRNSDGSLTAFELVSHEKTGDCSHQITIRYANLGGG
- the pyrB gene encoding aspartate carbamoyltransferase — translated: MDWKGRDVISVRDFSKEDIEFVLKTAERLEEELKGKDSLDYARGKILATLFFEPSTRTRLSFESAMHRLGGSVIGFSSASSTSVKKGESLADTIKTVEQYSDVIVIRHSMEGAARLAAEVAEIPVINAGDGSNQHPTQTLLDLYTIKRAFGKIDGLTIGLLGDLKYGRTVHSLAEALAFYDVELYLISPELLRMPKHIVEELREKGVKIHETTDLEGAIPELDVLYVTRIQRERFPDEEEYLKVKGSYQVNCSLLKNARETLKVMHPLPRVDEIHPEVDKSEHALYFRQVFSGVPVRMALLGLTLGVL